A single window of Malus sylvestris chromosome 5, drMalSylv7.2, whole genome shotgun sequence DNA harbors:
- the LOC126622404 gene encoding dihydrolipoyllysine-residue acetyltransferase component 5 of pyruvate dehydrogenase complex, chloroplastic-like: protein MAHLLNTSFIPTSQPLRRNPTSSAPALISGRRGRAQVQAKIREIFMPALSSTMTEGKIVSWVKSEGDKLSKGESVVVVESDKADMDVETFYDGYLASIMVEEGGVAAVGSAIALLAETEDEIAEAKTKANSSSAAPAPAAPAPPATAPEPQPEKIPDNAGPAVVPKAAATVASTHPASEGGKRIVASPYAKKLAKDLKVDLGSVVGSGPLGRIVAKDVEAFATQPTVAVAAEPSVGKSAAAVAAEAGIELGSVVPFTTMQGAVSRNMLESLSVPTFRVGYTITTDALDALYKKIKSKGVTMTALLAKATALALVKHPVVNSGCRDGKSFTYNSSINIAVAVAIEGGLITPVLQDADKVDIYTLSRKWKELVDKARAKQLQPHEYNTGTFTVSNLGMFGVDRFDAILPPGTGAIMAVGSSQPTVVATKDGRIGRKNQMQVNVTADHRIIYGADLASFLQTLAKIIEDPKDLTF, encoded by the exons ATGGCTCACCTTCTCAACACCTCCTTCATCCCCACCTCCCAACCCCTCCGCCGTAACCCCACCTCCTCTGCGCCGGCACTCATTTCCGGGCGCCGGGGCAGGGCCCAAGTCCAGGCCAAGATCCGGGAGATCTTCATGCCGGCTCTCAGCTCCACCATGACTGAGGGCAAGATCGTCTCCTGGGTCAAGTCCGAGGGCGACAAGCTCTCCAAGGGCGAGAGCGTCGTCGTCGTCGAGTCCGATAAGGCTGACATGGACGTCGAGACCTTCTACGACGGTTACTTGGCTTCTATTATGGTCGAGGAGGGCGGCGTCGCAGCCGTCGGTTCGGCTATTGCTCTATTGGCCGAAACCGAGGACGAGATTGCCGAGGCCAAGACCAAGGCCAATTCTTCATCAGCAGCTCCAGCTCCAGCGGCACCAGCACCGCCCGCAACTGCTCCGGAGCCACAGCCGGAGAAAATTCCAGATAATGCGGGTCCCGCGGTGGTCCCTAAGGCTGCGGCAACCGTGGCTTCAACCCACCCGGCGTCAGAGGGAGGGAAGAGAATCGTGGCATCGCCGTATGCAAAGAAGCTTGCTAAGGACTTGAAGGTGGACTTGGGGTCAGTGGTGGGAAGTGGACCGCTGGGGAGGATTGTGGCTAaggatgttgaagcttttgctACTCAGCCGACGGTGGCGGTGGCTGCTGAACCGAGTGTTGGAAAGTCAGCCGCTGCTGTGGCGGCAGAGGCAGGAATTGAGTTGGGATCGGTGGTGCCTTTTACAACAATGCAGGGGGCAGTGAGTAGGAACATGCTTGAGAGTCTCTCTGTGCCCACTTTCAGAGTAGGATACACTATCACCACTGACGCGCTGGATGCCCTGTACAAAAAG ATCAAGTCGAAGGGAGTGACCATGACAGCATTGCTTGCAAAGGCTACTGCACTTGCATTGGTCAAACATCCTGTTGTGAACTCTGGCTGTAGAGATGGTAAGAGCTTTACATACAACAGCAGCATTAACATAGCGGTCGCTGTGGCAATCGAAGGTGGATTGATTACGCCAGTGCTTCAGGATGCGGACAAG GTTGACATATATACATTGTCAAGAAAGTGGAAGGAGTTAGTTGATAAGGCCAGGGCCAAGCAGCTACAACCTCATGAGTACAATACAG GTACATTCACTGTTTCTAATCTTGGGATGTTTGGTGTTGATCGGTTTGATGCTATTCTGCCACCTGGAACT GGTGCAATTATGGCTGTCGGATCATCTCAGCCTACTGTTGTGGCTACTAAGGATGGTCGTATTGGTAGGAAGAACCAAATGCAG GTAAATGTTACTGCTGACCACCGCATAATTTATGGAGCTGATCTTGCTTCATTCTTGCAAACCTTGGCCAAGATCATTGAGGACCCCAAAGATCTTACCTTCTAG
- the LOC126622403 gene encoding leucine-rich repeat receptor-like tyrosine-protein kinase PXC3, producing MSRYGRQTTSLVLYFNFHFFLSLFCYLPLPTVFSQLSSNQKTAMINLSNNLNTPTRVVPWDVNKEPNPCLWTGVGCNPPTNSSVIQISLSGHFLSSSDFLPLVCRIQSLQILDVSGNHLTTIPPGFISDCGKLGGLKLLNFSMNNLEGRLPDFVRFSGLEALDFARNNLNGSIDSELDGLVGLRSLNLSFNQFTGSVPTRLGKSKVLEELELSMNTFDGPFPAELVGYHNLTLLDLSGNQLSGSVPDGIRELAKLEVLILSANKLSGGIPQSISNITSLWRFAANSNNFNGSIPDGIAEHLKNLDLSYNKLSGSIPSDLLSSWNLHTLDLSNNRLEGQIPPVLSPSLVRLRLGSNFLDGKIPSTANATNQTLTYLEMENNNLTGSIPPELGDCQNLALLNLAQNHLSGALPVELGNLSHLQVLKLQFNNLSGRIPIQITQLPKLSILNISWNSLSGSIPPSVSNMQNLTNMNLQGNKLSGSIPASIASMDSLMELQLGENHLSGDIPRMPMSLQIALNLSSNLFQGRIPETLSRLSELEILDLSNNKFSGKIPDFFTGMKTLTQLLLSNNELSGEIPDFGSWVMVNTSGNEGVTNRTKSTPPQTEKKKSYAVTIVLAVVAAVVAFGAVTTVALSLSRQNDRVNDERVQTGEELAVPEVHQGNLLTANGIHRSNIVFTRAMEVVSDRSNIVLKTRFSTYYKAIMPSGAIYFVKKLNLSDKIFQLGSHERFAKDLEVFGKLSNSNVMNPLAYVLTVDSAYLFYEFAPKGTLFDALHGISGDDMDWGSRYSIAVGVAQGLSFLHGCTPSPILLLDLSSRSILLKSLKEPLIGEAELLKVTDPSKSTGSLSTIAGSVGYIPPEYAYTMRVTMAGNIYSFGVILLELLTGKPAVSEGIELAKWVLSNSAQQDKRDHILDYSISRTSIAVRSQMLAVLKIALACVSVSPKARPRMKSVLRMLLNAR from the exons ATGAGCAGGTATGGCCGCCAAACCACCTCCCTTGTCCTGTATTTCAACTTCCATTTCTTCTTGTCCTTGTTCTGCTACCTTCCTCTTCCTACGGTCTTCTCCCAACTCTCCTCAAACCAGAAAACCGCCATGATCAATCTCTCCAACAACCTCAACACTCCTACTAGAGTTGTTCCATGGGACGTCAACAAAGAACCAAACCCATGTTTGTGGACGGGAGTTGGGTGCAATCCCCCGACCAATTCATCCGTCATCCAGATTTCTCTGTCCGGGCATTTTCTATCTTCCTCGGACTTTCTGCCACTCGTTTGTCGGATTCAGTCTCTGCAGATTCTCGATGTGTCCGGCAACCATCTGACCACAATCCCACCTGGGTTTATCTCGGATTGTGGAAAGCTAGGCGGGTTAAAGCTGCTCAATTTTAGTATGAACAATTTGGAGGGTCGTCTTCCCGATTTTGTCAGGTTTTCTGGGTTGGAGGCTTTGGACTTTGCTCGGAATAACTTGAATGGAAGCATCGACTCCGAGTTGGACGGGTTGGTCGGGCTCAGAAGCTTGAACCTTAGCTTCAACCAATTTACTGGGTCCGTTCCGACCCGTCTCGGAAAATCCAAGGTTTTGGAGGAGCTTGAGCTTTCTATGAATACGTTTGATGGTCCTTTTCCTGCTGAACTTGTGGGATACCATAATTTGACTCTGCTTGATCTTAGCGGAAATCAGCTTTCCGGGAGTGTTCCTGATGGAATCAGAGAGCTCGCCAAGTTGGAGGTTTTGATTCTTTCGGCCAATAAGTTATCCGGCGGAATCCCACAAAGCATTTCAAATATCACCAGCCTCTGGAGATTTGCAGCAAATTCTAACAATTTCAATGGTTCAATTCCTGATGGCATTGCAGAGCATCTGAAAAACTTGGACCTCAGTTATAATAAATTGAGTGGGTCGATTCCATCGGACCTCTTGTCATCGTGGAATCTGCATACTCTGGATTTGTCGAATAATAGATTGGAGGGACAGATACCGCCAGTTCTATCTCCGAGCTTGGTCAGGTTGAGACTGGGAAGCAATTTTCTTGATGGGAAGATACCTTCTACAGCAAATGCAACAAATCAAACGTTGACCTACTTGGAGATGGAAAACAATAACTTAACTGGATCAATTCCTCCTGAATTGGGTGATTGCCAGAATTTGGCGTTGCTGAATTTGGCTCAGAATCACCTGTCTGGGGCTCTGCCGGTGGAGTTGGGTAACCTTAGCCATCTTCAGGTCTTGAAACTTCAATTTAACAATTTGAGTGGTAGAATTCCAATTCAAATTACTCAACTGCCCAAGTTGTCCATTCTGAATATCAGCTGGAATTCTCTCAGCGGTTCAATACCTCCTTCAGTTTCAAACATGCAGAATCTTACTAACATGAACTTACAAGGCAACAAGCTGAGCGGTTCCATTCCCGCCAGTATTGCCTCCATGGATTCTCTGATGGAACTCCAACTTGGAGAAAATCACTTAAGTGGTGACATTCCAAGAATGCCGATGTCTTTGCAGATTGCTTTGAATCTCAGCAGCAATCTTTTTCAAGGACGTATTCCCGAAACTCTTTCGAGGCTCAGTGAATTAGAAATTCTGGATCTCTCAAATAACAAATTCTCAGGTAAGATACCGGATTTTTTTACTGGAATGAAAACCTTGACACAGTTGTTACTTTCTAACAATGAGCTCTCTGGAGAAATTCCTGATTTCGGTTCTTGGGTCATGGTCAACACAAGTGGGAACGAGGGTGTGACTAACAGAACAAAAAGCACTCCACCCCAAACGGAGAAGAAAAAATCATATGCAGTGACAATTGTTCTTGCAGTTGTAGCAGCTGTGGTTGCTTTTGGAGCGGTCACCACTGTTGCCTTATCACTATCGCGACAGAATGACAGGGTTAATGATGAACGAGTTCAAACAGGGGAAGAACTTGCTGTGCCCGAGGTCCACCAGGGAAATCTCTTAACTGCAAATGGTATTCATAGATCAAACATCGTTTTCACTAGAGCGATGGAAGTAGTTTCTGACCGATCAAACATTGTGCTGAAGACTAGGTTTTCAACTTACTACAAAGCCATCATGCCGTCTGGAGCAATCTACTTTGTCAAGAAGCTCAACTTGAGTGACAAGATATTCCAACTGGGCAGCCACGAGAGGTTCGCCAAAGATTTAGAGGTCTTTGGGAAACTAAGCAATTCCAATGTCATGAATCCACTGGCCTATGTCTTGACTGTTGACAGTGCTTATCTGTTCTATGAATTTGCTCCAAAAGGAACCCTTTTTGATGCTCTTCATGGTATCTCGGGCGATGACATGGATTGGGGGAGCAGATATAGTATTGCTGTCGGAGTAGCGCAGggtctttcttttcttcatggGTGCACTCCAAGTCCAATACTCCTCCTTGACCTGTCAAGCCGAAGCATTTTGCTCAAGTCCCTCAAGGAGCCTTTGATTGGAGAAGCTGAGCTCTTGAAGGTGACTGATCCGTCAAAGAGCACCGGAAGCCTTTCTACTATTGCTGGTTCTGTTGGCTACATTCCTCCAG AGTATGCATACACTATGAGGGTAACAATGGCCGGCAATATCTATAGCTTCGGGGTCATTCTGCTGGAGTTGCTGACGGGAAAGCCAGCAGTTAGCGAGGGCATTGAGTTGGCCAAGTGGGTCTTGAGTAACTCAGCGCAGCAAGATAAAAGGGATCACATTCTTGATTATAGTATCAGCAGAACATCAATTGCCGTCCGAAGCCAGATGCTTGCGGTCCTGAAAATTGCTCTCGCTTGTGTTAGTGTATCACCCAAAGCAAGGCCAAGAATGAAGAGTGTGCTTAGAATGCTCCTCAATGCAAGATAA
- the LOC126623661 gene encoding uncharacterized protein LOC126623661: MDTDDFSFPTHNFPLTPIDSPPLWCLSPAAEEDRNHGEDIMDAVNCSYQRRKSVSHIERGGRKMREKEEEETKTMDMLWEDFNEELPMSRTAARSDYSGRFSQEILKQLGCVQSFKFSKTNSTTTTAVGVAGIMKVIKRLFFLHNPNHKLKKPAWP; this comes from the coding sequence ATGGACACAGACGATTTCAGCTTCCCCACACACAATTTCCCTCTAACTCCTATCGACTCACCCCCGTTGTGGTGCTTATCTCCTGCAGCAGAAGAAGATCGTAATCATGGAGAAGACATCATGGATGCTGTAAATTGTAGTTATCAAAGAAGAAAGAGTGTTTCACATATCGAGCGTGGCGGCcggaaaatgagagagaaggaagaagaggagacTAAGACGATGGACATGCTCTGGGAAGATTTCAACGAAGAACTACCGATGTCAAGAACTGCAGCAAGATCAGACTACTCTGGTAGGTTTTCACAAGAGATATTAAAACAATTGGGCTGCGTTCAATCTTTCAAGTTTTCGAAAACCAACAGTACTACTACTACTGCCGTCGGCGTCGCGGGGATTATGAAGGTCATAAAAAGGTTGTTCTTCCTCCACAACCCTAATCACAAACTCAAGAAACCTGCATGGCCATGA